The Cervus elaphus chromosome 22, mCerEla1.1, whole genome shotgun sequence genome has a window encoding:
- the ADM2 gene encoding protein ADM2, which translates to MAGLLAVTLGCISLLYLQLPGALFLGLAGSRPPTRPREPPARTPASGSQPQHPAALPAVWKLHQALQPKKSVSLVPARGQALRNGLRRHLGTRRPRAQLLRVGCALGTCQVQNLSHRLWQLVGSAGPRASAPVDPSSPHSYG; encoded by the exons ATGGCCGGGCTCCTGGCGGTCACCCTCGGTTGCATCAGCCTCCTCTACCTACAGCTCCCAGGCGCGCTGTTCCTCGGCCTGGCCGGGAGCCGGCCGCCCACGCGACCCAG GGAGCCCCCAGCCCGGACGCCTGCCAGTGGCTCACAGCCTCAGCACCCTGCAGCCCTTCCTGCGGTCTGGAAGCTGCACCAGGCCCTCCAGCCCAAGAAGAGTGTCAGCCTGGTCCCTGCCAGGGGTCAGGCTCTCCGCAATGGCCTCCGCCGACACTTGGGTACCCGCAGGCCGAGAGCCCAGCTCCTGCGTGTGGGCTGTGCTCTGGGTACCTGCCAGGTGCAGAACCTCAGCCACCGCCTGTGGCAGCTCGTCGGTTCGGCCGGCCCCCGGGCCTCAGCCCCCGTGGACCCCAGCAGTCCCCACAGCTACGGCTGA